The window CGAAGCAGCgcatgaataaaaaaatacacaatgTTGAATTGTCTATTTTGGTGAGTATTTACGCAAACACACTCTTAGATGAACGTAAACGGTTGGGAGAATATCGGATGTGTAATAGTATATTGCATCCGTGCATtaggttttaaagggacagcagcctaatttagttgctgttGTCTGTCAAGAGAGTACCATGATGTATGCgtcgggtcagaaagctctcggatttcatcaaaaatatcttaatttgtgttcctaagatgactgaaggtcttacaggtttggaacgaaatgagggtgagtaattaatgacagaatttttattttttggtgaactatccctttgagacttaaaggaaaagttcacttccagaacaaaaattcataTGAAATGACATATACCCTAATTCATGAGAAAATGacatataccctaactgtcttgaacctgaatacacaaagtacatgcagagctagacaagactagcatttgaggtaaaaaaacaaacaaacaaaaaaaagtataaattaaaaacaagcagagcacggctggttctaaagcaagcagtgccaactgctgttcaaaactaagctcagatTCGATTTGAGATAGAATCGCGATGTGTTTGgaaatctcagaatcgatgccGAATCATTTCTCGATTCGCATTGCAACGATTTATCATCCCATTCctaatatggagaaaatcctgaattttttttctcaaaaaacataatttctttacgactaaagaaagacatgaacatcttggatgacaaaggggtgagtaaattttctgtgcatttttgttctggaagcgaacttctcctttaagactttTGGATATATTTTTTTGAGAGAACCTTTCCAGAACGTTAGCCAAAGTACTAAGAAAGTTTCCTGCTAGCTGGGAAATGCCCTAGTGAATTCAGATAAGATAGATGGATGATGCTAAACGTCAAACCCCAGATGACTCAATCGTGAGAAATGTAAATATGAAGCGTACGAGATTCATTCATCATTCACTACCCATGCTGAAAACGCCACACTGCTGAGAAGGAGAAATCTGTCACTGATTATGTGCAGTTCTAAgctaaaattcaaaatattacaaaagacattATTTCTAAAAGCATTCTTAAAGTTATTGTTGTTGACTGGTTGGCAGTAGTACatgtaaggaaaggaaaggagaggaaaggaggtgaagtgaggccaagtatggtgacccatactaggaatttgtgctctgcatttaacccatccaagtgcacacacacagtagtgaacacacacacacagtgaacacacacccagagcagcgCCCGGGGAGaagttgggggaacggtgccttgctcaagggactcacctcagtcgtggtattgagggtggagagagcgctggttattcactccccccacctacaatccctgccggacctgagactcaaacctgcagcctttgggttacaagtccgactctctaaccattaggccacggctgccccggaCTTCTGTTGTCTTTATGTGGTCTGTTTTAAAGTATTATTCTCAGGCACTTGTGTTGTCCATGTTCCCTGCTGTTGCACTCCAATTAAACGTTTCCTTTAGCAGGCCACCTGCCATTACCCATCAGCAGGAGGTGAGGGATTTCAGCTCTTGAGAGCGGAAATTGTAAAGGGCTTCGAGTAAATGATTGATGAAGTCAATCCCGACACAGACGGAAGACCGTAGCTGTGATTGTGTCTgaatgtgtgagagtgtgtgacgTTAAACATATGTTGATGAAGAGGATAGGAGGAGTGTGTTGTTCTCAGCTCTCTCTTGGGCACTCACTTTCATTCTTGTACTCTTTGTTATCCTCTTCTCTCCCTATTGTGCAGGCATTGCACACTACCATTGAAAAGGGGGCCAGTgagatttaatttttattttatttttttattttgaagaagaaattatttagcaaggacacattGATTGCACAGATTGATGAAAAGTGACAAAGACagtaaagggatagctcacccaaaaatgaaagttctgtcattaattactcactctcatgttgttccaaacccgtaagaccttcattcatcttcagaacacaaagtaagatttttttttgatgaaatctgagagctttataAGCCTTCATagatgttcaaggcccagaagggtagtaaggacatcatcattaaagtagtccatgtgatatcCATTATACCATTATTTTGCTAAACAGTGCCTTGTTTGTCTTATTCCAGATTACCACACTGATCAATCACAAAGACAAGCTCAAGAAGACGGAGAAGACCTTACGGGCCATCCAGAAAGTGGGGCAGGCGGTCAGTGTTGCAGTTGGCCGCTTTGTGGCGGTGGGTGAAGCCATCGCAGCAGAGAATGAAGACTTGAAGGACGAGATGGGACTGGCTTGTTTTGAAGCCCGGAGAGCAGGTTAGTCTGACACTACTCAACTGGAAGAGCAATGACACATAAGCAGTTTTCCCGGGTGGAGTTACCAGGCAACGAGGAACAGGAAATGGACAGCTGGGTTAAACATAGTGGAACTTGTCAACGAGCTCAGGACTGCCTGTCAGGGTTGCACACCAtgcaaaattgatttaaaattttcaaatttaatttaattgatgtAGCATACAGAAATAGCATTTTGATTAAGCATAAACATGAAATCATACATACAACATATGAGGTACTTCAAGAAACTTTAGATTATATCATTATCATTCAAGAGGAATGTAACGATatgtagaaattaactcaaatttaatgttgattcggatatagaatcgaatctaaacttcagggaaatcaatttagaattaatagtttatatttcctgaccggtcgtccaccgaatcggtcaactcaatacactttatcaattccaaaGTCCATTCACGTTCATTGGCAGGaacgtaaataaacttaaatattaatttgggaaactaaagccaggtagcttgatctaggcaaaatagtactttgtgaacacaaaaggcaagacaattctctcaatgaaaacaatgatttattgaaaactacactaggattacaaaactaagactactcaaaacacgaacacatacacacacattcacacgcacactcatacagtttcagagatgggattttatgaattttgagaagacccaagacttgttatattactgttactagcttctcaaatcgcaacctcagaaaatcatcaagcagagatctaacttaaacaaaacgcaccagatttcaacaagaaatggtagaccttgtttacttgctcttggccggaatggggattccgtcctggctggaggctcgtctcagcggatgCCCTGGTTGGCTGCGTGCTAGTCGGTCTCTCGGATGACGTCTTAGGGAATTCCTCAGGAGCTTGGAGTTGGGCAACGTgagttgctctcagagttcgattggcgcttgggttgcaaggcgcgtaggctctgaagattcaaaccgggatgcgaaagtcttttgcagtttcttgtgagttctggagggcaagaatgccttgtagttggaacgagcaggcgatcttcggcagagaaagtttagagtctttcaggatgtttcaaggctcttctcgctcagttcaatcaggtcaagtcggcacttcaagcacaattcaagtcaATTCAAGCCCGCgtttcaagcacaattcaagccaaTGTTCTGGTTCGGGCCATTAGGTTTTAAGGGGTCTGTTAGACACGACCCCGGGGCTTGAAGGCCAATGGCGTTGCCACGGGGGCGGGGTCATGTTTGATGCAATTCCTTCTGGCATGTGACTTATTAGGACACAGATTTATCTTCAATTTGGTTATCGATTATCATAAACTACTGCAATGCATACAATatgaaattctcattcactcagacaacctgcatTTGTCATGATCGTTCAAACGAAATCAAACATAGGAATATAAGGTTACACATGGAATACATACTTAATAACTGGGTTAATCAAGGCACACAAGGCATAGTAAAGTACACGATTACACGGCACACATTGAACATAAAGGAAGGAGGGTATCCTATccctttgcatagtaagttcgaTTGATTGGAATAGTGTTCTTTGCTTCTTTTGCCTTTGCATCATATTTGATAGCATGTAACGCACGTAGCGTGGGTTCAGTCTCGTGATGTGTGAAGGGAATTCTGAGGGGGGGGGTTTCGCAGCAGGAAGGCTATCCTGTGATCCATAACTTTTCTTAACTTAATTTGTTAACTCAAGTCACAAGTGGACAAACGGTCCGTTCTTTGGAGGGTCTCAGAAAGGAGGGGAGATGATCCCGCAGATTTCCCTCTTCCTGTGTCAGCGAATTCTTAGTCATGTGTTGGTGAAGGTGACAAATCTCCATTTGTTTTAATGGGTCTCTCAGCACAAATAGCTAGTTGTTCATTTGATAGGATTATCTTTATTGCTGCTTCGTTTCCTGGGCGATCAGCAGACGGAGATTTGGCGTAGACAAAGTGGCACCCAGTGGCTTCGCGCCGTTTTGGCAAATGGTTCAGATAAGGGAATCTTTGAACTTCCTTGGAGTATGGAGATTTGATTCGTTACTTGTTgttttgcgtaactaaaatcctacatAATCCCCCTCTTGGCTGGCGATGTTCCTGGTGCAAACATCGGCAGACACTGGAACAagaaggcagagagagagagagagggagcaaggcactcacaaaacacaaacaacatCTCCATCACTCGCTGAACTCTGGTGCAGGGCTGTAGCTATTGACTGGTAGGGTCACGGTTATTTCAAAACGGTATATGGGATCGTTGGCGAAGGCAGTGTGACTGGGGCGTTTTTCTTTGGTCAGTTTTAATAGTCAGTGGATCGACGGGGCGGCATGGGCGTGATCTCAATTAGATTCGTCGCGTTCTCGGGCTCGAGTTCGGATTCTGGTGTGGGTTTTTCGCGGCGAAAAATGCGTGGGACGCCGGAGGTACATTTATTGAGAGACTCTTGGACCGCGCTTACTCGTTTGTGGAGGAGGAAGGCGAGGGTTAGAGTTACAGCGTATCCGACGATGGTTGAGATGCACAATGCCGTGTCGGCGGCGGACCAAGACCGAATAATTGGGGGACCGGCGGGTGGAAGGCGAGCGATGGCTCCCAAAGCCGTGTTAACGGGAGTTAAATCAATTAGTTGCAATCCTTCTACCTTGATCCTTTCCTCCAACTCAGGATCGAGGTCAAAGGAATGCTGTTTGAAGAAGGGCGAAATTTCGAGCTCAGCTTTATATTCCTCTTCGGGGAGGTGGTACAGTGCCAGGTCATCGATGTGGAGAATTGAGCCTTTAGGAACCTTGACCCAGAGGGTTTGGTTCGGCAACGTAATACGGGTAGCCGTGTCGTGCTGGTCATACGTCAGGGTAGCTGTACGCACTGAAGTACTGACCAGCCACTGGTTCCCAACAATTTCGGCTTGGGTCTCCTCCACCTGAGACCGTGGCATAGCTTCCGCGGAACAACTGGTATCGGGTCGGATGGATTCGAGGCCGCAAATACCTTCGGTGTTATCCCGGACAAAGGGTTTACTTGGACATAGATAATGAATATCTTTGGTAAGCGTACACATTTTGAGGTTAGGGGCCAGATACAACTGCTCGTTATTATCGTGGTAGGCGACGACCTCGGGAGTGTGTATTTTGACATAGGTATCCCTTTGCCAAAAGCCCACGTTCACGACGTCCTTTAACCGGTAGATGTTATTGGAGTCAATGATGGGTAAACTGAGGAGAAAGGCTATGTCTCCTGCATCTGGGTCGACATACAATGGGATGGCGCTGCCCAGGGAGTAGGCGAGATGGGCTTGAAGGGGATTAGCGGGACCAGTGGTCGAGGCGGCTAGTATGTCTTGGACTAGGCTTAGGGGTATTAGGTAGGGAGGAATTCTGCCCATGGCTAAACTGTCAATTGAGGAGCTTATCTCTCTTAACATGTCAGTCATGAGATTGGTTAACAATTGAATTTGAGCTAGGTCGTCTTGCACGACCGAAAACAGCTTATTGAGGGCATGGATTGTTTGGTTGAGCAGAGTGCTGTGGGTGTTCAAGACTGTAATGGTGCCGTTCAGTGATTTTCCGAAAGTTTGTAGGGCCAAGCTTTGGACTAGAAGCTGGTGCCGGATGTCGGGTATTTCGGCTTGGATCTCACCCACATGTCGTCTGACTGTGGCCAGGTTTACCGCATTGGCGGTAGTCATGCCGATGTTAAACAGAGTTCCTACAGCCGCGGCAGCTCCCAACAGGGCGCCCAAAAACCGTTTGGAACGTCGGTTGTACCCGCTTAACTCAGCTTGGGTTACGGTCATTTTTTGTAACTGGCGCAGCATGTGTGTCACATCTGCTTGTGCGTGGGCGAAGGCTTCCCGAGTCCAACGGGTGCCTGCCCACGTGGTCTTAGGAGATGGGAGGGTGTAGTGTGCTCGGAAAACGTCACGGGGGTTGAATCGGACGTACACCTTTTGGGTGTAGGTTTTACAATTAGTGATCAATAATCCCGGTTGTTCGCGGAGTACGATCCCTGACGCTGGTCCGAGCGTGGCGACTTCTGGTTGGGGTACGACCCCGACTACGCAGAGCAACAGGACGGCGA of the Garra rufa chromosome 17, GarRuf1.0, whole genome shotgun sequence genome contains:
- the LOC141290214 gene encoding alpha-catulin-like, with the protein product MASSPCGGGNFDCGLEIQTRSVEQTLIPLVSQITTLINHKDKLKKTEKTLRAIQKVGQAVSVAVGRFVAVGEAIAAENEDLKDEMGLACFEARRAG